From Solanum lycopersicum chromosome 8, SLM_r2.1, the proteins below share one genomic window:
- the LOC101246168 gene encoding 3-isopropylmalate dehydrogenase, chloroplastic: MALQIAKRLLRCRTDSVASSVRFFDRTFTSQSNSNLIRATLFPGDGIGPEIAESVRQIFKVAEVPIEWEEHYVGTEIDPRTNSFLTWESLESVRRNKVGLKGPMATPIGKGHRSLNLTLRKELNLYANVRPCYSLPGYKTRYDDVNLITIRENTEGEYSGLEHQVVRGVVESLKIITRQASLRVAEYAFHYAKTHGRERVSAIHKANIMQKTDGLFLKCCREVAEKYPDIKYEEVVIDNCCMMLVKNPALFDVLVMPNLYGDIISDLCAGLIGGLGLTPSCNIGEGGIALAEAVHGSAPDIAGKNLANPTALLLSSVSMLRHLELHDKADRIQDAILKTIAEGKYRTGDLGGTATTTEFTNAICDHL, from the exons ATGGCTCTTCAGATTGCGAAAAGACTCCTACGATGCCGCACCGATTCAGTTGCATCCTCTGTTAGGTTTTTCGATCGGACCTTCACTTCCCAATCCAATTCCAACTTGATCCGCGCTACTCTTTTCCCCGGCGATGGTATTGGACCTGAGATCGCCGAGTCCGTCAGGCAG ATATTCAAGGTTGCTGAGGTACCAATTGAATGGGAAGAACACTATGTGGGGACGGAGATAGACCCTAGAACCAACAGCTTTCTAACATGGGAAAGTCTTGAATCAGTGAGGCGGAATAAGGTTGGTCTGAAAGGGCCAATGGCCACTCCTATTGGAAAAGGTCATCGTTCCTTGAACCTTACATTGAGGAAGGAGTTAAATCTATATGCCAATGTCAGACCTTGCTACAGCCTTCCTGGATATAAGACTCGCTATGATGATGTGAATCTCATCACTATTAGAGAGAACACTGAAGGAGAGTACAGTGGTCTTGAACATCAA GTAGTAAGAGGTGTGGTTGAAAGTCTCAAGATCATTACCCGTCAAGCAAGTTTAAGGGTTGCAGAGTATGCATTTCACTATGCCAAGACCCATGGAAGAGAGAGAGTGTCTGCAATTCACAAAGCCAACATCATGCAAAAGACAGACGGTCTTTTTCTTAAG TGTTGCCGAGAGGTCGCGGAAAAGTACCCTGATATAAAGTATGAGGAAGTTGTCATTGACAATTGCTGTATGATG CTTGTGAAAAATCCAGCACTTTTTGATGTTCTGGTGATGCCTAACCTTTATGGTGACATAATCAGTGATCTTTGTGCTGGTTTGATAGGTGGTTTGGGCTTAACTCCAAG TTGCAATATTGGCGAGGGAGGTATTGCCCTTGCTGAGGCTGTGCATGGTTCAGCACCTGATATTGCCGGAaag AATTTGGCGAATCCAACTGCTTTGCTTTTGAGTTCTGTGTCCATGCTTCGTCATCTAGAGCTTCATGATAAAGCTGATCGCATCCAAGATGCCATCCTAAAAACAATTGCAGAAGGGAAATACCGAACAGGTGACCTTGGAGGCACTGCCACAACAACTGAGTTCACCAATGCCATCTGCGATCATCTTTGA
- the LOC101255419 gene encoding histone-lysine N-methyltransferase, H3 lysine-9 specific SUVH3-like, protein MVSFSNDGLSDQCVKKRSSVNGYHLLDSGTMSKHKVRIVCGEQDLPPGCSRNAPKVDLNQNENAMVSISENMADTLVAHGDNGPNTGVEFCSVEVASARTTNVIENGLEEPTSHDKSLRFELSKDHKNSEMSLLKKAKVIGYDELGTEVDVARHFFLVENVIGMYKDHVLHPGSMTDRVIPVCDSKTLSLPQCQIKNGSVEDNISPLPKKKYCRRGVFAVRDFPPFCGRNAPKSTKLDLLGGNEASKRAILLNKGVTENEVIETSKNVMDTGTLSLGLTASREADSWSKTEVTGSKCSLIERATVRVEDPEDVQDNYVRRSQLERTVMLPETMTKKERDDTGKFLLKESIVYSRNEREKATTARHGFGSGDKITKPVVHGLMDERCSPWRQKKQTPRQIVQGLMAETNKDWRQKEQTRLDGLMSRNQVPKPSMYRQRMSVVVARKSIPKPKFPETLFGRSRSGFVGEAVPEYPSSPFSKNDGIRNLNCEAQPKDSPIGQKKCEFDETRPPFGPKSSSRCDARSKVLETLRLFQSHFRKILQGEESMSRSAGVNAKQKDKIRRIDLQAAKLVKDKGKQVNTGTQILGEVPGVEVGDAFQYRVELSLVGVHRLYQAGIDSMYIKGGLLVATSIVASGAYDDDLGDADELIYSGQGGNVVGKVKIPEDQKLVKGNLALKNSIRERNSVRVIRGSKEIRTPESGGRPNVVTTYVYDGLYTVENYWKEKGPHGKMVFMFKLVRIPGQPELTWKEVQSSKNSKARHGVCVPDITEGKESLPIAAVNTIDGEKPPPFKYIKNMMYPVGFRPAPPRGCDCIGRCSDAERCSCAVKNGGEIPYNRNGAIVEVKPLVYECGPHCKCPPSCYNRVSQHGIKIPLEIFKTDTRGWGVRALTSISSGTFICEYTGQLLEDTEAERRIGMDEYLFDIGQNYGGYTANSSGQANQNELVEEGGYTIDAARYGNVGRFINHSCSPNLYAQNVVYDHKDKRVPHIMLFAADNIPPLKELSYHYNYVVDQVYDSDGKIKVKRCFCGSSDCSGRMY, encoded by the coding sequence ATGGTGTCATTCTCGAATGACGGTTTATCTGATCAATGTGTGAAGAAGCGGTCATCAGTAAATGGTTATCATTTGCTGGATTCTGGAACTATGTCAAAACATAAAGTTCGGATAGTCTGCGGAGAGCAGGATTTACCCCCAGGTTGTAGTAGAAATGCTCCAAAAGTTGACTTGAACCAAAACGAAAATGCTATGGTCTCCATCAGTGAAAATATGGCTGACACTCTGGTGGCCCATGGTGACAATGGTCCTAACACTGGGGTTGAGTTCTGTTCTGTTGAAGTTGCGTCAGCCAGAACCACTAATGTGATAGAAAACGGGTTGGAAGAACCTACAAGCCATGACAAATCGCTTAGATTTGAGTTGTCTAAAGATCATAAAAATAGTGAAATGTCATTGCTCAAGAAAGCAAAAGTCATTGGGTATGATGAATTAGGGACGGAAGTTGATGTTGCAAGAcacttttttttggttgaaaatgTAATCGGTATGTACAAAGATCACGTGCTGCATCCTGGCAGTATGACTGATAGGGTGATTCCTGTTTGTGATTCAAAAACATTGTCACTGCCTCAGTGTCAAATAAAGAATGGAAGTGTTGAGGATAATATTTCACCCTTACCAAAGAAAAAGTACTGCCGAAGAGGAGTTTTTGCTGTTCGTGACTTCCCTCCATTTTGTGGAAGAAATGCTCCTAAGTCGACTAAACTGGATCTTTTGGGTGGTAATGAAGCAAGCAAGCGAGCGATTCTGTTAAATAAGGGAGTTACAGAAAATGAAGTGATTGAGACTTCAAAAAATGTTATGGATACTGGGACACTGTCCCTGGGGTTGACCGCAAGTCGGGAAGCTGATTCGTGGAGTAAGACAGAGGTTACTGGTTCCAAATGCAGTTTAATTGAACGAGCAACAGTTCGCGTTGAAGACCCAGAAGATGTCCAAGATAACTATGTTAGAAGGAGCCAACTTGAAAGAACTGTAATGTTGCCAGAGACAATGACGAAAAAGGAGAGGGATGATACAGGAAAATTTTTGCTGAAGGAGAGTATTGTGTATTCACGGAATGAACGTGAAAAGGCGACTACTGCTAGACATGGTTTTGGTTCTGGAGATAAAATTACTAAGCCAGTTGTGCATGGGTTGATGGATGAGCGTTGTTCTCCATGGAGGCAAAAGAAGCAAACTCCTAGGCAAATTGTGCAAGGTCTGATGGCTGAGACAAACAAGGACTGGAGGCAGAAGGAGCAAACTCGTTTAGATGGCCTGATGAGTAGAAACCAAGTTCCAAAGCCTAGCATGTATAGACAGAGGATGTCCGTAGTTGTTGCCAGAAAAAGTATTCCTAAACCAAAATTTCCAGAGACTCTGTTTGGCAGGAGTAGATCAGGTTTTGTTGGTGAAGCTGTGCCAGAATATCCAAGTTCACCGTTTTCCAAAAATGATGGAATTCGTAATTTGAATTGTGAAGCACAACCTAAAGATTCGCCTATTGGTCAGAAGAAGTGTGAGTTTGATGAGACTCGACCACCTTTTGGTCCAAAAAGTTCCAGTCGCTGTGATGCTCGTAGTAAAGTTTTAGAGACTCTTCGTCTGTTTCAGTCTCACTTTAGAAAAATCTTACAGGGAGAAGAATCAATGTCAAGATCTGCAGGAGTAAACGCTaagcaaaaagataaaattagaaGGATTGATCTTCAAGCAGCAAAACTTGTCAAAGACAAAGGGAAGCAAGTTAATACAGGAACGCAGATACTGGGAGAAGTTCCAGGAGTTGAAGTAGGAGATGCATTCCAATACAGGGTTGAACTTTCTCTTGTGGGAGTTCATCGCTTGTATCAGGCTGGTATTGATTCCATGTACATTAAGGGAGGACTGCTGGTTGCAACTAGTATTGTTGCCTCCGGAGCCTATGATGATGATTTGGGAGATGCTGATGAGCTGATTTATTCTGGTCAAGGTGGAAATGTGGTTGGCAAGGTCAAAATTCCTGAAGACCAGAAACTTGTGAAAGGTAATTTAGCCTTGAAGAATAGCATACGTGAAAGGAATTCTGTTCGGGTGATTCGTGGATCTAAGGAGATCAGGACTCCTGAATCAGGTGGAAGACCTAATGTGGTGACTACTTATGTCTATGATGGCTTATACACTGTTGAGAATTATTGGAAAGAAAAAGGGCCACATGGTAAGATGGTTTTTATGTTTAAGTTGGTAAGAATTCCTGGACAACCAGAGCTTACTTGGAAAGAAGTACAGTCTTCAAAAAATTCCAAAGCGCGGCATGGTGTATGTGTTCCTGATATTACAGAAGGGAAGGAGTCACTACCTATAGCAGCTGTGAACACTATTGATGGTGAGAAACCCCCACCATTCAAGTACATCAAGAACATGATGTATCCAGTTGGTTTCCGCCCTGCTCCACCTAGAGGTTGTGATTGTATTGGTAGATGTTCTGATGCCGAGAGGTGCTCATGTGCAGTTAAAAATGGAGGTGAGATCCCTTACAATCGTAATGGGGCTATTGTTGAAGTGAAGCCTCTTGTATATGAGTGTGGTCCTCATTGTAAGTGCCCTCCTTCGTGCTATAATAGAGTGAGCCAACATGGTATTAAAATTCCACTGGAGATCTTCAAGACAGATACAAGGGGCTGGGGTGTGAGAGCTCTAACTTCCATCTCTTCAGGAACCTTTATCTGTGAGTATACAGGACAACTTCTTGAGGACACAGAAGCGGAACGAAGGATTGGCATGGATGAATATCTTTTTGATATTGGCCAGAACTATGGTGGTTATACTGCCAACTCTTCTGGACAAGCAAACCAAAATGAGTTAGTAGAAGAGGGCGGTTATACCATTGATGCAGCTCGCTATGGAAATGTAGGACGATTCATCAACCACAGTTGTTCCCCCAATTTGTATGCACAGAATGTTGTCTATGATCACAAGGATAAGAGAGTGCCCCACATCATGCTTTTTGCGGCTGACAATATTCCTCCCTTGAAGGAGCTTTCTTACCATTACAACTATGTTGTTGATCAGGTTTATGACTCTGATGGCAAGATCAAGGTGAAGAGGTGCTTTTGTGGATCTTCAGATTGTTCTGGTAGGATGTACTAg